From the Desulfosarcina sp. BuS5 genome, one window contains:
- the tatC gene encoding twin-arginine translocase subunit TatC, with protein MNEEYKIPFTAHLEELRTRLITCSIAIGAGFAVAYFFKEKIFQILTRPLMRIMQSGDKLIFTGLPEAFFTYLKVALLAGIILAAPVLLYQFWLFVAPGLYQKERKLLIPIVFLSTLFFVGGAFFGYFIVFPFGFKFFLGFASESIRPLPSMKEYLTFASKLLLAFGVVFELPIVITFLARLGIVSVEFLKKNRKYAMLIFFAGAAILTPPDVITQLMMAFPLMVLYEVSIIGAKIFGKKKE; from the coding sequence GTGAATGAAGAATATAAAATCCCTTTTACCGCCCACCTGGAGGAGCTAAGAACGCGCCTTATAACCTGTTCCATTGCTATTGGCGCGGGGTTTGCGGTTGCTTATTTTTTTAAGGAAAAAATTTTTCAGATTTTGACGCGGCCTTTAATGAGGATCATGCAGTCTGGTGATAAGCTAATATTTACAGGCCTGCCCGAGGCGTTTTTCACATATTTGAAGGTGGCATTGCTGGCCGGTATAATTCTGGCTGCTCCTGTGCTCCTCTATCAGTTCTGGTTATTTGTTGCTCCGGGCCTTTATCAAAAGGAACGTAAGCTCCTTATTCCCATTGTTTTTCTCTCGACACTTTTTTTTGTGGGCGGCGCTTTTTTCGGATACTTTATTGTTTTCCCTTTTGGTTTTAAATTTTTTTTGGGGTTTGCGTCCGAGTCTATCCGTCCCCTGCCGTCAATGAAAGAGTATCTAACCTTTGCCTCAAAACTGCTGCTTGCCTTTGGGGTCGTTTTTGAGCTTCCTATTGTTATTACTTTTCTGGCCCGGCTTGGTATTGTTTCTGTGGAATTTTTAAAGAAAAACAGGAAATATGCTATGCTGATATTCTTTGCAGGCGCGGCAATCTTAACACCTCCTGATGTTATCACTCAACTCATGATGGCCTTTCCGTTAATGGTATTATATGAAGTCAGTATAATCGGTGCTAAAATATTCGGCAAAAAAAAAGAGTAA
- a CDS encoding DUF342 domain-containing protein translates to MDIAELLDHRLGMIAVKKGLVGNEEFYRAIKEQKRIFSETKIFTPVVDILVNQGVIPKCRKDDFLLLSSSQSQDSQTGADLYDEGKLANASMPESEEKNSVLELTISDDKLAAVVSFNGEAETSITADDIKTLLEKKGVIYGILDDDSINRHIENAQEQNFTLKVASGTMPGSGTSEQIKYFFDRDPLRVGTLTDEGTMDWKNRGKIAQVDSGALLAEIIPGKEGAPGINIYKKAIPPLKYNKAIISCGKGVEKTEDGRKFYSTEKGQPVISGDGMLEVSPVLKIAGDVGIKTGHIDFDGHVEVDGVVLKGYQVKAKSLRAEGIFDADISVLNDIVVYEGIFGARIRNDGSIKAGHIRKSNIVALGNMNVETEIAESIIETSGRCIVEESVFASEISAKKGIKAGNIGSESAAPSQLTVGIDFRAKRDVVALKKKITDEKQKIDEITPGLLTFKEKSDLLNTKLGDIAQIQDRYIIERRGLLDSPEGDAGRIAVLEKKIREIDKIVAGLMDEDEHELQKINETELVIKSCKDKIDEFQDKIHEINKKSELDKGIAILKASGKIYPGTAVNGRHSSIKVEEMLQGATISERKGTNSKERNLWHMKISNR, encoded by the coding sequence ATGGATATAGCAGAACTTCTTGATCACAGATTGGGCATGATAGCGGTTAAAAAGGGACTGGTCGGCAATGAAGAATTTTATCGTGCCATAAAAGAACAAAAAAGAATATTTTCCGAAACAAAAATCTTTACCCCTGTCGTTGATATACTGGTTAATCAAGGGGTTATACCAAAATGCCGGAAGGATGATTTTTTATTGCTCTCAAGCTCCCAATCCCAGGATTCACAAACAGGCGCTGACCTATATGATGAGGGCAAGTTGGCCAATGCTTCCATGCCTGAATCTGAGGAAAAAAATTCTGTTCTGGAATTAACAATTTCGGATGATAAGCTGGCAGCAGTTGTTTCCTTTAATGGAGAGGCTGAAACAAGTATTACGGCAGATGATATAAAAACTCTTTTGGAAAAGAAAGGTGTCATTTACGGGATATTGGATGATGATTCTATAAACAGGCATATTGAAAACGCGCAGGAACAAAATTTTACATTAAAAGTTGCATCCGGCACTATGCCTGGATCCGGAACGTCTGAGCAAATAAAATATTTTTTTGACAGGGATCCTTTGCGGGTCGGCACACTGACAGATGAGGGCACCATGGATTGGAAGAATCGGGGCAAAATTGCCCAAGTTGATTCGGGTGCGCTTTTGGCTGAAATTATACCCGGGAAAGAGGGTGCCCCCGGCATCAATATATATAAAAAGGCCATACCCCCTTTGAAATATAATAAGGCAATTATTTCATGCGGAAAGGGGGTCGAAAAAACGGAAGACGGCCGAAAGTTCTATTCCACTGAAAAGGGACAGCCCGTGATTTCCGGCGACGGGATGCTGGAAGTATCCCCTGTTCTGAAGATAGCAGGGGATGTCGGGATTAAAACCGGGCATATCGATTTTGATGGTCATGTCGAAGTAGACGGCGTGGTGCTTAAAGGTTATCAGGTAAAAGCAAAAAGCCTGCGCGCAGAGGGAATTTTTGATGCTGACATCTCGGTCTTAAACGATATTGTTGTTTATGAAGGAATCTTTGGTGCCAGGATCAGAAATGATGGGAGCATAAAGGCCGGACATATTCGTAAGTCGAATATAGTGGCGCTTGGAAATATGAATGTGGAAACAGAGATAGCGGAATCCATAATTGAAACAAGCGGCCGGTGTATAGTCGAGGAAAGTGTCTTTGCATCTGAAATTTCAGCTAAAAAAGGCATTAAAGCTGGTAATATTGGTTCAGAATCAGCCGCCCCGAGCCAACTTACCGTGGGGATCGATTTTAGAGCCAAAAGGGATGTAGTTGCTCTAAAAAAAAAAATCACGGATGAAAAACAGAAGATTGATGAGATTACCCCAGGGCTTTTGACATTTAAGGAAAAATCAGATCTGTTAAATACCAAACTGGGAGATATTGCCCAGATTCAGGATAGATATATTATTGAGCGTAGAGGCCTGCTCGACTCGCCTGAAGGCGATGCCGGCAGGATAGCTGTATTGGAAAAAAAAATTCGCGAAATTGATAAAATCGTGGCCGGATTGATGGATGAGGATGAACATGAGCTGCAGAAAATTAATGAAACAGAACTCGTAATAAAGAGCTGCAAAGATAAAATTGATGAATTTCAGGACAAGATTCACGAAATAAACAAAAAATCAGAATTGGACAAAGGCATAGCGATTTTAAAAGCATCCGGCAAAATATATCCAGGCACAGCAGTCAATGGCAGGCACTCTTCCATCAAGGTTGAAGAGATGCTTCAAGGCGCTACAATCAGCGAAAGAAAAGGAACGAACTCAAAGGAACGGAATCTATGGCATATGAAAATATCAAACAGATAA
- a CDS encoding TIGR03960 family B12-binding radical SAM protein — MKNLDDILPLVEQPSRYLGTETNIIKKNHHGLKLRIALAFPDLYEIGTSHFGLQILYNILNSHESIVAERVFAPAIDLGGYLRSFNIPLMTLESRRPLKSFDIIGFSLLYELNYTNILYMLDLAGIPFFAKERDLSFPLLIAGGPCSCNPEPVADLFDAIVVGDGEEVIMQMSQAWMEWKEGGLDDKDSILQAWSEINGVYIPSIKNKAVQRAIISSLDDAPFPDTPIVPYGRPVHDRLRLEVARGCTRGCRFCQAGMIYRPVRERSPENLIALSDASLKATGYEDISLLSLSTGDYGCIIPLMESLMTRYKNQKIAVSLPSLRADTLTPELMQLVKTVRKTGFTIAPEAGSQRLRDVINKNITQDDVIKTVLDAFGLGWSSIKLYFMTGLPTETDDDLKAIVALANEISLLTKSSGKRKKRVRINVSVSTFIPKSHTPFQWEPQISLEKSRYNISWLKDNLKAGGINFKWQNPEVSLLEGLWSRGDRSLSELLVAAYKNGCIFDGWSDKFNFNLWEKALSDTGKDIEYYTSRKRDMDEPLPWDHINTGISTEFLKDELQKAMSCRSTDDCRLKECNNCGVCDFINIKPKVYTSQPHALTDNPADKGLLGTNSDKTFHKKIMLSYSKLGPAKYFGHLELANIFMRAIQRAGIIVKFSEGFHPKPKISFADPLPIGMESEGESVYLMVPGNIKPMDVMNNLNRQLPEGLLVHNCVLASSRPDREENNHTTYMISLQSGSFDKKKSDYFFNLPELIITKKNRKGREKKIDLKESVSAIEILESSRLKMALKTGAGKTVRPLEVIKNIFSIPDQEIKLASVTKLRKRPMQDDPQ; from the coding sequence ATGAAAAATCTTGACGATATACTCCCACTTGTGGAGCAGCCCAGCAGGTACCTGGGTACGGAAACAAATATAATTAAAAAAAATCATCATGGTCTCAAACTCAGGATAGCGCTGGCCTTTCCTGATCTGTATGAAATCGGAACATCACACTTCGGCCTGCAGATTTTGTATAATATATTAAACAGCCATGAATCTATTGTTGCTGAAAGGGTATTTGCTCCGGCGATAGATTTAGGCGGATATCTCAGATCGTTCAACATACCACTGATGACCCTCGAATCGCGCCGGCCGCTCAAGAGTTTTGACATAATAGGTTTCAGCCTTTTGTACGAACTTAACTATACCAACATTCTCTATATGCTGGATCTGGCAGGGATACCATTTTTCGCCAAAGAAAGGGACCTATCCTTTCCCCTGCTCATTGCCGGCGGTCCATGCTCCTGCAACCCCGAACCGGTTGCGGACCTATTCGATGCTATAGTGGTGGGTGACGGAGAAGAGGTCATAATGCAGATGTCCCAGGCATGGATGGAATGGAAAGAAGGCGGACTGGATGATAAGGATTCCATCCTGCAAGCCTGGTCTGAAATCAATGGTGTTTATATTCCGTCTATAAAAAATAAAGCAGTTCAAAGAGCTATAATAAGCAGCCTGGATGATGCTCCTTTTCCGGATACTCCGATTGTGCCTTATGGCCGGCCCGTGCATGACCGCTTACGCCTTGAAGTTGCCAGGGGATGCACCAGGGGATGCAGATTCTGCCAGGCCGGCATGATTTACAGGCCTGTGCGGGAACGATCTCCTGAAAACCTTATTGCTCTGTCGGATGCATCCCTGAAAGCAACCGGATATGAGGATATATCCCTTTTATCTTTAAGCACAGGCGACTACGGCTGCATTATTCCCCTGATGGAATCCCTGATGACCAGATATAAAAATCAAAAGATCGCCGTATCCTTGCCGTCTCTCCGCGCCGACACACTTACGCCTGAATTAATGCAGCTTGTCAAAACCGTGAGAAAAACCGGCTTTACCATCGCACCTGAAGCAGGGAGCCAAAGACTAAGGGATGTCATCAATAAAAACATTACCCAGGATGATGTTATTAAAACAGTCCTGGACGCATTCGGGTTGGGATGGAGCAGTATAAAACTTTATTTTATGACAGGCCTCCCTACGGAAACCGATGATGACCTCAAGGCGATCGTAGCTTTGGCTAATGAAATCAGCTTATTAACCAAAAGCTCCGGTAAAAGAAAAAAAAGAGTCAGAATAAATGTTTCCGTATCGACTTTTATCCCGAAATCTCATACCCCTTTTCAATGGGAGCCCCAGATATCCCTGGAAAAATCCAGATATAACATAAGCTGGTTAAAGGATAATCTAAAAGCCGGGGGAATAAATTTTAAATGGCAAAACCCTGAAGTCAGCCTGCTTGAAGGTCTATGGTCAAGGGGAGACCGGAGCCTGTCGGAGCTGCTGGTCGCGGCATATAAAAATGGCTGTATCTTCGATGGGTGGAGCGATAAATTCAATTTCAATTTATGGGAAAAAGCATTATCCGATACAGGCAAGGATATCGAGTATTATACATCCCGCAAAAGAGATATGGACGAACCCCTGCCCTGGGATCATATTAACACAGGGATATCAACTGAATTTTTAAAAGATGAACTACAAAAAGCCATGTCCTGCAGGAGTACGGATGACTGCCGCTTAAAAGAATGCAACAATTGCGGGGTATGCGATTTTATCAATATAAAACCGAAAGTTTATACTTCACAGCCGCATGCTCTCACCGACAATCCTGCGGATAAGGGATTGCTCGGTACAAATAGCGACAAAACATTTCATAAAAAGATAATGTTATCTTATTCAAAACTTGGGCCAGCAAAATATTTTGGACATCTTGAGCTTGCCAACATATTTATGCGGGCCATACAGCGCGCCGGTATTATTGTAAAATTTTCCGAAGGTTTTCATCCAAAGCCCAAAATTTCATTTGCTGATCCGCTCCCTATAGGTATGGAGAGCGAGGGCGAATCAGTCTATCTGATGGTGCCTGGTAATATCAAGCCGATGGATGTTATGAATAATTTAAACCGCCAACTGCCCGAAGGTCTTCTTGTTCATAACTGTGTTCTGGCTTCTTCCAGGCCTGACCGGGAAGAAAATAACCATACAACATATATGATCTCTCTACAATCCGGCTCTTTTGATAAAAAAAAATCGGATTATTTTTTTAATCTACCCGAATTAATTATTACTAAAAAAAACCGCAAGGGAAGAGAAAAAAAAATAGACCTGAAAGAATCGGTTTCTGCAATCGAAATACTGGAGTCATCAAGATTAAAAATGGCGCTGAAAACCGGGGCAGGGAAAACCGTTAGACCACTTGAAGTTATAAAGAATATATTCAGCATACCGGATCAGGAAATCAAGCTTGCCTCGGTAACCAAACTCAGAAAAAGGCCAATGCAGGATGATCCTCAATAA
- a CDS encoding B12-binding domain-containing radical SAM protein, producing MTILILEHPRTLSETRFNDIANAPLWSCLLAGYVASGLIKAGHGVQITDAQKSGWCFLKTKEEIIRLSPDLLFINAVYSWEHTDQFFNFLADLRAEGYVGHINLFGFFPTLAWNVILMHSQAVDSIAAGEPENILIELADRLRYGKSWKDISGLAYRTGKGIIFNGPRRPEKNPDSFPFPARNVEPGETISILASRGCYNYCSFCPVPSFYNNGPLWRGRTPENIINEIYSLYDKGSRDFYFIDPNFIGPGTKGRQRVFELAEHIGKLGITYGIETRPNDFDSSIMICMVSSGLNSLLMGIESGSADILDGLGKHSSREISENAIELCRASGLEPEVGFLMFVPDSTIEDIERNFVFLKSNILLDRLDRTLNLLSHYQIVLMGTPGYQFFENKGRLVKQGAIGFEGNIIYRSKRVEWLRDVIIDICRYTLKGISKKTSPVYWGRHNETKKRELNDFIVDLFGEMLKDAKNLKSLPPIPNVTSDLKKEIKVMLV from the coding sequence ATGACAATACTTATTCTTGAACATCCCAGAACATTATCGGAAACCAGATTTAATGATATCGCCAACGCCCCTCTCTGGTCATGTCTGCTGGCAGGTTATGTTGCATCAGGTTTGATAAAAGCAGGCCATGGTGTCCAAATTACTGATGCTCAGAAAAGTGGATGGTGTTTCCTGAAGACAAAAGAGGAAATTATCAGGCTTTCACCGGACCTGCTTTTTATTAATGCCGTCTATTCCTGGGAACATACGGATCAATTTTTTAATTTTCTCGCGGATCTGCGCGCTGAAGGTTATGTGGGGCATATAAATCTGTTCGGTTTTTTCCCTACATTGGCATGGAATGTAATCCTGATGCATTCACAAGCTGTTGATTCCATAGCTGCCGGAGAACCTGAAAATATCCTGATAGAGCTGGCTGACCGGCTGCGGTACGGAAAATCATGGAAGGATATTTCCGGTCTGGCATATAGAACAGGCAAGGGGATTATATTTAACGGCCCCAGGAGGCCTGAAAAAAATCCGGATTCATTTCCCTTTCCTGCAAGAAATGTTGAGCCCGGTGAGACTATCAGCATTCTGGCCAGCAGGGGATGTTATAATTATTGCAGTTTCTGCCCGGTGCCCTCATTTTATAACAACGGCCCTTTGTGGAGGGGGCGGACCCCTGAAAACATCATTAATGAAATCTATTCTTTGTATGATAAGGGGAGCAGGGATTTTTATTTTATCGATCCCAATTTTATAGGTCCGGGAACAAAGGGCAGGCAGCGGGTTTTTGAACTTGCGGAACATATCGGGAAATTGGGTATCACTTATGGAATTGAGACCCGGCCGAATGATTTTGATAGCTCGATTATGATTTGCATGGTGTCATCAGGATTAAACAGCCTCCTAATGGGTATAGAAAGCGGTTCCGCCGATATTTTAGATGGCCTGGGCAAGCATAGTTCAAGGGAAATTTCCGAAAATGCTATAGAACTTTGTCGTGCTTCAGGACTGGAACCTGAAGTGGGATTTCTTATGTTTGTACCGGATAGCACGATTGAAGATATTGAAAGGAATTTTGTATTTTTGAAGAGCAACATTCTTCTGGATAGACTTGACAGAACCTTAAACCTTTTATCCCATTATCAGATTGTATTAATGGGGACCCCGGGGTATCAATTTTTTGAAAATAAAGGGCGGCTTGTAAAACAAGGGGCTATCGGTTTTGAGGGTAATATAATTTACCGCAGCAAAAGGGTTGAATGGTTGAGAGATGTTATTATAGATATATGCCGATATACCCTTAAAGGAATATCGAAAAAAACATCACCTGTTTACTGGGGCAGGCATAATGAAACGAAAAAACGTGAACTTAATGATTTTATTGTGGATCTATTTGGAGAAATGCTTAAGGATGCTAAAAATTTAAAAAGTCTGCCTCCTATTCCAAACGTGACATCCGATCTGAAAAAAGAGATTAAAGTTATGCTTGTATAG
- a CDS encoding twin-arginine translocase TatA/TatE family subunit → MFGISMPELILILAIALIVVGPEKLPEIATKIGRIINEFKKTASDFKDSFDVDDEVSVVKKTFDDVSNDIKEIVDVKSSGTKGSGDDHTQKMDDPSKGMITGKGNEAESPYKKEGSTEQ, encoded by the coding sequence ATGTTTGGCATAAGTATGCCGGAATTGATCCTGATTCTGGCTATCGCGCTTATTGTTGTCGGGCCTGAAAAGCTTCCTGAAATTGCAACAAAAATAGGACGTATAATCAATGAGTTTAAAAAGACGGCGTCTGACTTTAAGGATTCATTTGATGTGGATGATGAAGTCAGCGTTGTAAAAAAAACTTTTGATGATGTTAGCAATGATATCAAGGAAATAGTTGATGTTAAATCTTCCGGCACAAAAGGCTCTGGCGATGATCATACTCAAAAAATGGATGACCCGTCCAAAGGAATGATAACTGGAAAAGGGAATGAAGCAGAATCGCCGTACAAAAAAGAAGGATCTACAGAGCAGTGA
- a CDS encoding response regulator, translated as MKILVAEDNPVIAELLNKTLTKDGHRVVLAENGQKAWELFKEQRFKMVISDWMMPEMDGITLCNKIRAEKLSHYVYIILQTTRDQLPDTLKGFKAGVDDYISKPYHPEEIRARVRSGLRIIKLEQKVLEEKNEILKKHKELEESYMDIIRLLSSLIEMLNPVLGEYMKHAGRLSRETAEALGLEKELADQIEIAGLFHDIGLLGLPELMLLKDEIEMDKTELGLYTQHPLIASLSFEAVKRLSGVSGIILSHHENFDGSGFPNGLKEFQIPIGARIVAAVSDYCKIIHTWPAGIEEIKKRAADNFGREITESCDSNDPDTLNKQIAKKALEIGSNSKYDADVVEKLIKITGKTGTGEGREWVAIKDLKEGMKLAKELCLKDGRHLLSNGVVLNAASIGSIQKLKDFNVLDDRIFVTYGKLSV; from the coding sequence ATGAAAATATTAGTAGCGGAAGACAATCCTGTAATTGCTGAACTTCTTAATAAAACCCTGACAAAGGATGGCCACAGGGTCGTACTTGCAGAAAACGGACAAAAAGCCTGGGAGCTTTTTAAGGAACAAAGATTCAAAATGGTTATCTCGGACTGGATGATGCCTGAAATGGATGGGATAACTTTATGCAATAAAATCAGGGCTGAAAAATTATCCCATTATGTGTATATTATTCTTCAGACTACCAGGGATCAGTTGCCGGATACGCTCAAGGGGTTTAAGGCCGGCGTCGATGACTACATCTCCAAACCATATCATCCGGAAGAAATAAGAGCAAGAGTACGTTCCGGTTTGCGTATAATCAAACTGGAACAGAAAGTTCTTGAAGAAAAAAATGAAATACTGAAAAAACATAAAGAGCTTGAAGAAAGCTATATGGATATTATTCGGCTTTTATCATCTCTTATTGAGATGCTAAACCCTGTGCTGGGGGAATATATGAAGCATGCGGGCAGGCTGTCCAGGGAGACAGCCGAAGCTTTAGGCCTTGAAAAAGAGCTGGCTGATCAGATTGAAATCGCCGGCCTGTTTCATGATATCGGCCTGCTCGGTCTTCCTGAACTTATGCTGTTAAAAGATGAAATAGAGATGGATAAGACGGAACTGGGCTTATACACACAGCACCCCCTCATAGCATCATTAAGTTTTGAGGCCGTAAAAAGGCTTTCCGGGGTAAGTGGGATAATCCTGAGCCATCATGAAAATTTTGATGGCAGCGGTTTCCCGAACGGCTTAAAAGAATTTCAAATACCGATAGGAGCACGAATTGTTGCGGCGGTTTCAGATTACTGCAAAATCATTCACACCTGGCCTGCTGGTATCGAAGAAATCAAAAAAAGGGCAGCGGATAATTTTGGCCGGGAAATCACGGAAAGTTGTGATTCCAATGATCCTGACACTTTAAATAAACAGATTGCAAAAAAAGCCCTGGAAATTGGAAGCAACAGTAAATATGACGCCGATGTTGTTGAAAAGCTGATAAAAATTACAGGAAAAACAGGAACCGGAGAAGGCCGGGAATGGGTAGCTATTAAAGATTTAAAAGAAGGGATGAAGCTTGCAAAAGAGTTATGTTTAAAAGACGGAAGGCACTTACTTTCCAATGGTGTGGTATTAAATGCAGCATCAATAGGTTCAATACAAAAGTTAAAAGATTTTAATGTTTTAGATGACCGGATTTTTGTAACATATGGAAAATTATCTGTTTGA
- a CDS encoding IS4 family transposase, which translates to MDIFNIPKKNFNPQSHARFLKPLQKIFPDTPQLKSRGHRPLKMTFEDQLHALIFFHLQEHESARDLIQHLKEDDFAKECVAPDGGISRSSFSEIINSRGLEQLEYVFQALCSQAQNALPSNYSDLGELVSIDGSLIDAVLSMYWADYRKGAKKAKGHFGFDVNRKIPIKIHLTNGNGAERPFVRSILTKGQTGIMDRGYQSHKDFDLLQDEKKHFVCRIKAKTTRTIIKEQPVDPDSYIFYDAVVLLGTPGVNQTRKPVRLVGYKIAGVKYFVATDRYDLTAEQVATVYKLRWDIETFFKWWKKHLKVYHLIAHSRYGLMVQILAGLITYLLMAIYCHEQFNEPVSIKRIRQLRNTIQNELRTDEKNVWSNNLIIKEQMLYAKT; encoded by the coding sequence ATGGACATATTCAATATCCCAAAAAAGAATTTTAATCCCCAATCTCATGCTCGATTTCTCAAACCTTTGCAAAAGATTTTTCCTGACACGCCACAGCTTAAATCCCGAGGTCACAGGCCATTGAAAATGACTTTTGAAGATCAGCTTCACGCACTGATATTTTTCCATCTACAAGAACATGAATCAGCTCGTGATCTTATTCAACACCTTAAAGAAGACGATTTTGCCAAAGAATGTGTCGCTCCAGATGGAGGGATCAGTCGTAGCAGTTTTTCCGAAATTATCAATTCTCGAGGGCTTGAACAGCTTGAATATGTTTTTCAAGCTCTTTGCAGCCAGGCACAAAATGCTTTACCATCAAATTATTCAGATCTCGGTGAACTCGTTTCCATTGATGGATCTTTAATTGATGCAGTTCTGTCCATGTACTGGGCTGATTACAGAAAAGGCGCTAAAAAAGCAAAAGGCCATTTCGGCTTTGATGTCAATCGCAAGATTCCTATAAAAATTCATCTGACAAATGGAAATGGCGCTGAACGCCCCTTTGTCAGGTCTATCCTTACAAAAGGCCAAACAGGAATCATGGATCGGGGGTATCAATCACATAAGGATTTTGATCTTCTTCAGGATGAAAAAAAACATTTTGTTTGCCGCATCAAAGCGAAAACAACAAGAACTATTATCAAAGAGCAGCCTGTTGATCCCGACAGCTATATTTTTTATGATGCTGTGGTTCTTCTTGGCACTCCTGGGGTAAACCAGACCAGAAAGCCGGTTCGACTGGTTGGTTATAAAATTGCCGGTGTCAAATATTTTGTGGCAACTGATCGTTATGATCTTACAGCCGAGCAGGTTGCAACCGTTTATAAGCTTAGATGGGATATCGAAACTTTTTTCAAATGGTGGAAGAAACATTTAAAAGTGTACCACTTGATTGCTCACAGTAGATATGGCCTGATGGTTCAAATCCTTGCGGGGTTAATAACCTACCTGCTTATGGCCATATACTGCCATGAACAGTTTAATGAACCTGTATCAATAAAGAGGATTCGTCAGCTTAGAAATACCATCCAGAACGAATTACGTACTGACGAAAAAAACGTATGGTCTAATAATCTGATTATCAAAGAGCAAATGCTATATGCAAAAACTTAA
- a CDS encoding RidA family protein: protein MDLISTDKAPAAIGPYSQAVKTGGLLFCSGQIGIDPSTGRLSGNDINSQTKQVLNNLKAVLLASGLSPADVVKTTIFLVNMDDFSTVNEIYGMEFGDHKPARATVQAAGLPLGALVEIECMAEIKKA from the coding sequence ATGGATTTGATATCAACAGACAAGGCTCCGGCGGCTATCGGACCCTATTCTCAAGCCGTGAAAACAGGCGGTTTACTTTTTTGTTCCGGCCAAATCGGAATAGACCCATCTACGGGGCGACTTTCCGGGAATGACATAAACTCGCAAACAAAACAGGTCTTGAATAACTTGAAGGCGGTCCTGCTGGCATCAGGACTTTCGCCGGCGGATGTTGTCAAGACTACCATCTTTCTTGTTAACATGGATGATTTCTCAACCGTGAATGAAATTTACGGCATGGAATTCGGCGATCATAAACCGGCCAGAGCTACCGTGCAGGCAGCCGGTTTACCACTGGGCGCTTTGGTAGAGATAGAATGTATGGCAGAGATAAAAAAAGCATGA